A single window of Nicotiana sylvestris chromosome 3, ASM39365v2, whole genome shotgun sequence DNA harbors:
- the LOC138887708 gene encoding uncharacterized protein → MRTLPTYTCAIKGNNLKDDEIESVLLKKFGETLSKRAMMWYHNLASNSMDSFAMLADSFVKAHVSAIKVATRKSDVFKIKQRENEMLREFVSRFQMERMELPPVSDDWAVRAFIQGLNEQSSIASKQLKQNLIEYPTVTWVDVHNRYQSKIRVEDD, encoded by the coding sequence ATGAGAACATTACCCACTTATACTTGTGCTATAAAAGGGAATAACTTAAAGGATGACGAGATTGAATCCGTCTTGctaaagaaatttggagaaacactgtcgaagagggccatgatgtggtatcacaacctagcctCGAACTCGATGGATTCGTTTGCCATGTTGGCAGATTCTTTTGTGAAGGCACATGTCAgtgccatcaaggttgctacaaggaagtccgacgtctTTAAGATCaaacaaagggagaacgagatgctaagggaatttgtatctcgcttccagatggagcgaatggaattaccaccggtctcTGATGATTGGGCAGTGCGGGCCTTCATTCAGGGATTGAACGAACAAAGCTcgatagcttcgaagcagctaaagcaaaatttgatcgaatatcctaCTGTGACATGGGTGGATGTGCACAACaggtatcaatcgaagatcagggtcgaagacgactAA